Proteins encoded in a region of the Bacillus sp. T3 genome:
- a CDS encoding amino acid permease, whose translation MSSLFRKKSLSTMLAHSKKMGLNRTLGLFDLIFLGVGCVIGTGIFVVTGVVAAESTGPAIVVSFIIAGIACALAALCYAEFSSAVPISGSVYTYTYATMGEIFAFLIGWDLMLEYVLAISAVATGWSAYFRSLIEGFGVNFPTILSSAPGTGKGGIIDLPAIIIILLVTALVSIGVKESTRFNNVMVFIKLAIIFIFIFAGVGYVKPDNWTPFAPFGFDGIITGAATVFFAYIGFDVIATASEEVKNPKRDMPIGIIASLAICTILYMVVSLILTGMVPYTSLNVGDPVALALEVVGLNSIAGVISVGAVAGITTVLLALIFAQVRLTFAMSRDGLLPKKLAVVHKKYKTPFGNTWFTGFVAAGIAGFIDLTTLAHLVNMGTLAAFTLISIAIIILRKKHPELKASFRVPFVPVLPAISAILCLYLASSLPAITWISFLIWIGVGTIVYFLYARKHSLLNINEDDERQIIAK comes from the coding sequence ATGAGCAGTTTATTCAGAAAAAAATCTTTAAGCACGATGCTGGCCCATAGCAAAAAAATGGGATTAAATCGTACCTTAGGTCTATTTGACTTAATTTTCCTTGGTGTTGGTTGTGTCATCGGGACTGGTATATTTGTGGTAACTGGAGTGGTAGCGGCTGAAAGCACAGGCCCAGCTATTGTTGTATCGTTTATTATTGCGGGGATTGCATGTGCCCTTGCAGCGCTTTGTTATGCGGAGTTTTCGTCGGCAGTTCCGATATCAGGGAGTGTATACACTTATACGTATGCTACGATGGGTGAAATTTTTGCGTTCCTCATTGGTTGGGATTTAATGCTTGAGTATGTGCTTGCCATTTCGGCGGTTGCTACTGGTTGGTCAGCTTATTTTCGATCGTTAATAGAGGGTTTTGGCGTTAATTTTCCGACTATTCTTTCTTCTGCTCCTGGAACAGGGAAAGGTGGGATTATTGACCTGCCAGCGATCATCATCATACTGTTAGTAACAGCCTTAGTTAGTATCGGGGTAAAAGAAAGCACCAGATTTAACAATGTTATGGTGTTTATCAAGTTAGCCATCATATTCATTTTTATTTTCGCAGGGGTTGGATATGTAAAACCAGACAACTGGACTCCTTTTGCTCCTTTTGGTTTTGATGGAATTATAACGGGTGCGGCAACTGTTTTCTTTGCCTATATTGGTTTTGATGTTATTGCCACTGCATCTGAAGAAGTAAAAAATCCAAAACGCGATATGCCAATTGGAATCATTGCTTCATTGGCAATTTGTACGATTTTATATATGGTAGTCTCACTTATTTTAACTGGAATGGTTCCATATACTTCATTAAATGTTGGTGATCCTGTTGCGCTTGCACTAGAAGTAGTTGGATTAAACTCCATCGCAGGCGTGATTTCCGTAGGAGCCGTTGCAGGAATCACAACCGTCCTACTTGCATTAATTTTTGCTCAAGTTCGATTAACCTTTGCGATGAGCCGAGACGGGTTATTACCGAAAAAGTTAGCGGTTGTTCATAAAAAATATAAAACACCGTTTGGAAATACATGGTTTACTGGTTTTGTTGCAGCTGGTATCGCTGGTTTTATTGATCTTACGACGCTTGCTCATTTGGTGAATATGGGAACATTGGCTGCATTTACGTTAATTTCAATTGCGATTATCATTTTAAGAAAGAAGCATCCTGAATTAAAAGCAAGCTTCCGCGTACCATTTGTTCCGGTTTTACCGGCAATAAGTGCGATATTGTGTTTATATTTGGCGTCAAGCCTGCCAGCGATTACCTGGATTTCTTTCCTAATCTGGATTGGTGTTGGAACGATTGTTTATTTCCTTTATGCGAGAAAGCATAGCTTATTAAATATAAATGAAGATGATGAGCGACAAATCATCGCGAAATAG
- a CDS encoding cytochrome-c peroxidase translates to MKKIQLFSLFLLLGLTLIGCSSKEEVPPPTKQKSEKTATVQNDVIDPKELLNSLKNHTPVEPLGNIPIPADNPMEPKVLQLGQVLFFDPRLSGNNEVSCATCHDPNLGYGDNRPTFKKIDGSDGARNSPTIINSGYYTSNFWDGRAKSLEEQALGPIQNPNEMNQSLADLLQELKGINGYEELFLAAFSDGITEKNIAKSLAAFQRQIVVKDIPYDQFLSGDTKALTQQELRGLRLFTGEAFCSTCHNGPNLSDNQFYNVGLNTEDVGRFAVTKDENDIGRIRTPGLYGITHTGPYMHNGSIDSLEEVVEFYDRGGDGHPNTSFFIRQFMQPLGLTDHEKEDLVSFLKTLGGKPPVFTAPELPGEK, encoded by the coding sequence ATGAAAAAAATTCAATTATTTTCACTGTTTTTATTGTTAGGATTGACCCTAATTGGCTGTTCGTCTAAAGAAGAAGTACCCCCACCAACGAAACAAAAAAGTGAAAAAACGGCAACGGTACAAAATGATGTTATTGATCCAAAGGAATTACTAAATAGTCTCAAAAACCACACACCAGTTGAACCATTGGGAAATATTCCTATACCAGCTGATAACCCAATGGAACCAAAGGTACTTCAGTTAGGGCAAGTGCTGTTTTTTGATCCTCGCCTTTCTGGAAATAACGAAGTAAGTTGTGCAACCTGCCATGATCCCAATTTAGGTTATGGGGATAATCGGCCCACTTTTAAAAAGATAGATGGTAGTGATGGCGCAAGAAACAGTCCAACAATTATTAACTCAGGATATTACACATCGAATTTTTGGGATGGCCGAGCTAAAAGCTTGGAGGAGCAGGCCCTTGGACCGATCCAAAATCCAAATGAAATGAACCAATCACTAGCAGATCTCCTTCAAGAATTAAAAGGTATTAATGGCTACGAAGAGCTGTTTTTAGCTGCTTTTTCAGATGGTATTACTGAGAAAAATATTGCAAAGTCTCTTGCTGCTTTCCAAAGGCAGATTGTTGTTAAGGATATTCCCTATGACCAATTTTTGTCTGGAGATACGAAGGCTTTAACACAACAGGAACTTCGTGGTCTAAGGTTGTTTACTGGGGAGGCTTTTTGTTCAACCTGTCATAATGGTCCCAATTTATCAGATAACCAATTTTATAATGTTGGGTTAAATACAGAGGATGTAGGTCGCTTTGCGGTGACTAAGGATGAAAACGATATTGGGAGAATTAGGACACCAGGACTTTATGGAATCACACATACAGGACCTTATATGCATAACGGGAGTATAGACAGCTTAGAAGAAGTCGTTGAATTCTACGACCGAGGTGGAGACGGTCATCCGAATACCAGCTTTTTTATCCGGCAATTTATGCAACCGCTAGGATTAACTGATCATGAAAAGGAAGATCTTGTCTCCTTTCTGAAAACCTTAGGTGGAAAACCACCAGTGTTTACAGCTCCTGAGCTTCCAGGGGAAAAATAA
- a CDS encoding MFS transporter encodes MKKTWLLGFGFFSISLGWALYNGFVPFFLDDYLTSTALIGFLMTIDNYVALFLQPFIGNLSDRTNTRYGRRMPFLMLGIPISAMFYGLIPFHNHLLTLIIFMVCMNLSMAIFRSPTIALMPDITVVSDRAKANGIINFMGGCGAILAFSVGSVLFHIDESLPFLSVSAVFLVTLWVIFMNINEKRDSIFDGIEFSTKINYKEELDQTTIFLLCAIFFWFIAIQGMEALFTLYGVKGMGMSESASAFSLSFFSLSFVLSSIPCGHLGAKYGMKKVIIVGIVGLVMVFLLLNWVKTVIALRAILLVGGVFWACININAYPFIVTTGSEHSFGTRTGLYYLVSSLAAIISPPTLGLLIDLFGFNILFLAAAGSMVFAFACMLKVKPLSESVEQT; translated from the coding sequence ATGAAAAAAACGTGGCTGTTAGGCTTTGGTTTTTTTAGTATTAGTTTAGGGTGGGCTTTGTATAATGGCTTTGTCCCATTTTTTCTTGATGATTACCTAACTAGTACAGCGTTGATTGGATTTTTAATGACGATAGATAATTATGTTGCGCTCTTTTTACAGCCTTTTATCGGCAACCTCAGTGATCGAACGAATACACGCTATGGGCGTCGAATGCCCTTCTTGATGCTCGGGATCCCTATCTCTGCCATGTTTTACGGCCTTATTCCGTTCCACAATCATTTGCTTACCTTAATCATTTTTATGGTTTGTATGAATTTATCAATGGCCATTTTTCGTTCTCCTACGATTGCGTTAATGCCAGATATTACGGTTGTATCTGACCGAGCGAAGGCCAATGGTATTATTAATTTCATGGGTGGCTGTGGTGCTATTTTAGCCTTTAGCGTTGGTTCTGTCTTATTTCATATCGATGAATCTTTACCGTTTTTATCTGTTTCGGCTGTCTTTTTGGTTACGTTATGGGTGATTTTCATGAATATCAACGAAAAAAGAGACTCAATTTTTGATGGTATTGAATTCTCAACAAAAATTAATTATAAGGAAGAATTAGATCAAACGACTATTTTTTTACTTTGTGCGATCTTCTTCTGGTTTATTGCGATTCAGGGAATGGAGGCTTTGTTTACTTTGTATGGTGTTAAGGGAATGGGAATGTCAGAAAGTGCATCGGCCTTTTCGTTATCATTTTTTTCATTAAGCTTTGTTCTTTCATCCATCCCGTGCGGTCATTTAGGAGCAAAATACGGAATGAAGAAAGTGATCATCGTTGGAATTGTTGGTTTAGTAATGGTATTCCTACTGTTAAATTGGGTGAAAACGGTTATAGCATTACGAGCTATTCTATTGGTTGGGGGCGTGTTTTGGGCCTGCATTAATATTAATGCCTACCCATTTATTGTGACAACAGGAAGTGAACACAGCTTTGGAACCCGAACCGGCTTGTACTATTTAGTGTCATCACTAGCGGCCATTATTTCGCCTCCCACACTTGGACTACTTATTGATTTATTTGGGTTTAACATATTGTTTCTTGCAGCAGCAGGGAGCATGGTGTTTGCATTTGCCTGTATGCTCAAGGTGAAGCCTTTGTCCGAGTCAGTGGAGCAAACCTGA
- the thiC gene encoding phosphomethylpyrimidine synthase ThiC: MVNHSVSDLNQAILSSFSRSNKVYVEGSRPDIQVPMREIGLSPTTSIKGEQQNTPIRVYDTSGPYTDSQHNTDIQKGLTPLRNSWIKERADVEEYIGREIKPEDNGYKDSSNQENIGIFPGLTRRPLKAKNGKNVTQLHYARKGVITPEMEFIAIRENMDPEFVRKEVASGRAIIPANINHPESEPMIIGRNFHVKINANIGNSAISSSIEEEVEKMRWATRWGADTLMDLSTGKNIHTTREWIIRNCPVPVGTVPIYQALEKVNGIAENLSWEVFRDTLVEQAEQGVDYFTIHAGVLLRYIPLTVKRVTGIVSRGGSIMAQWCLAHHKENFLYTHFEEICEIMKTYDVAFSLGDGLRPGSIADANDEAQFAELETLGELTKIAWKHDVQVMIEGPGHVPMHLIKENVDKQMEICGEAPFYTLGPLTTDIAPGYDHITSAIGAAMIGWFGTAMLCYVTPKEHLGLPNKEDVRVGVITYKIAAHAADLAKGHRGARERDDALSKARFEFRWRDQFNLSLDPERAMEYHDETLPAEGAKTAHFCSMCGPKFCSMRISHDIREQAFEQGNSFTASIDEGMQEKAKEFRESGGEIYQD, encoded by the coding sequence ATGGTAAATCATTCAGTATCAGATTTGAATCAAGCAATTTTATCTAGTTTTTCTAGAAGTAATAAGGTTTATGTAGAGGGTTCAAGACCCGATATCCAAGTTCCAATGCGCGAAATTGGATTAAGTCCGACAACTAGCATAAAAGGAGAACAGCAAAATACGCCGATTCGGGTTTATGATACAAGTGGTCCGTATACAGATAGTCAACATAATACTGACATCCAAAAGGGCTTAACTCCCCTTCGGAACAGTTGGATCAAGGAGCGCGCAGATGTTGAAGAATATATTGGGCGTGAAATTAAGCCTGAGGATAATGGGTATAAAGATAGCAGCAACCAAGAAAATATCGGGATTTTTCCTGGTTTAACAAGAAGACCACTCAAGGCGAAAAATGGGAAAAATGTTACCCAACTGCATTACGCACGTAAAGGTGTGATTACTCCTGAGATGGAATTTATTGCGATTCGGGAAAATATGGACCCAGAGTTTGTTAGAAAGGAAGTAGCGAGTGGAAGAGCCATCATTCCAGCAAATATTAATCATCCTGAAAGTGAGCCAATGATCATCGGGCGTAACTTTCATGTGAAAATCAATGCAAACATCGGAAATTCAGCGATTAGCTCTTCGATTGAAGAAGAGGTTGAAAAAATGCGCTGGGCCACTCGTTGGGGGGCAGATACGCTGATGGATTTGTCCACAGGGAAAAATATTCATACGACGCGCGAATGGATTATTCGCAATTGTCCAGTTCCAGTTGGTACAGTGCCAATTTATCAAGCTCTTGAAAAAGTGAACGGCATTGCTGAGAATCTATCGTGGGAAGTATTCCGTGATACATTGGTGGAGCAAGCCGAACAAGGGGTCGATTATTTTACGATTCATGCTGGCGTTTTGTTGCGCTATATCCCATTAACTGTGAAGCGCGTAACAGGAATTGTGTCGCGAGGGGGCTCGATCATGGCGCAATGGTGTTTAGCTCACCATAAGGAAAATTTCCTCTATACTCACTTTGAGGAAATATGTGAAATAATGAAAACGTATGACGTAGCTTTTTCGCTTGGAGATGGACTGCGTCCGGGTTCGATTGCCGATGCCAATGATGAAGCACAATTTGCTGAATTGGAAACATTAGGCGAATTGACCAAAATTGCTTGGAAACATGATGTCCAAGTGATGATCGAAGGACCAGGTCACGTACCAATGCATTTAATAAAAGAAAATGTGGATAAGCAAATGGAAATTTGTGGTGAAGCTCCATTTTATACACTTGGGCCACTAACGACGGACATCGCTCCAGGTTATGATCATATTACATCAGCAATTGGAGCCGCAATGATCGGATGGTTTGGAACGGCGATGCTATGTTATGTCACACCAAAAGAACATTTAGGATTACCAAATAAAGAGGATGTTCGTGTTGGGGTAATCACCTACAAAATTGCGGCTCATGCTGCAGATTTGGCGAAGGGACATCGTGGTGCGAGGGAGCGAGATGATGCCCTCTCAAAAGCTAGATTTGAGTTTCGTTGGCGTGATCAATTTAATTTATCACTTGATCCTGAACGAGCAATGGAATATCATGATGAAACACTTCCCGCTGAAGGAGCGAAAACAGCCCATTTCTGCTCGATGTGTGGACCAAAATTCTGTAGCATGAGAATTTCCCATGATATTCGGGAGCAAGCCTTTGAACAAGGTAATAGCTTCACAGCAAGTATCGATGAGGGAATGCAAGAAAAGGCAAAAGAGTTCCGTGAAAGCGGTGGGGAAATTTACCAAGATTAG
- a CDS encoding nucleotidyltransferase domain-containing protein: MKDTIVENLKKLEQQHDIKVIFAVESGSRSTGIPSQDSDYDVRFIYVHRLEWYLSIDEKRETLEVPISDHLDLNGWELRKSLRLLRKSNPHLFEWLHSGIQYAKVTTFLEKIKSLEQEAFSAKPALFHYLNMAKRNATDFFQSDIIKTKNYFYVLRPVLACLWIEKYRTFPPVELRDLVTKLIQSAEINQEIETIIERKVAGITETSKAEFQKLKQFLQLELERIEGVANNWSEEKVNLTPQLNKLFREILEQAWKE, from the coding sequence ATGAAAGACACGATAGTTGAAAATCTAAAAAAGCTTGAACAGCAACACGATATTAAAGTGATTTTTGCCGTGGAATCAGGAAGTAGATCGACAGGTATTCCTTCACAGGACAGTGATTATGATGTGAGATTTATTTATGTCCATCGATTAGAGTGGTATTTATCAATTGATGAAAAACGAGAAACACTTGAAGTTCCGATAAGTGATCACTTGGATCTTAATGGGTGGGAGTTACGCAAGTCACTACGATTGTTACGTAAATCAAATCCCCATTTATTTGAATGGCTTCATTCCGGAATCCAGTATGCCAAGGTCACGACTTTTCTAGAAAAAATCAAGTCATTGGAGCAGGAAGCATTTTCTGCAAAGCCAGCGCTATTTCACTATTTAAATATGGCAAAACGGAATGCTACCGATTTTTTTCAATCAGATATAATCAAAACAAAAAACTATTTTTATGTATTAAGACCGGTATTAGCTTGCCTTTGGATTGAGAAATATCGGACCTTTCCACCAGTTGAACTACGAGATCTCGTCACAAAGCTAATACAGTCTGCTGAAATTAATCAGGAAATCGAGACTATAATCGAAAGAAAAGTCGCGGGTATAACGGAGACGAGTAAAGCTGAATTTCAAAAATTAAAGCAGTTCTTGCAGCTTGAACTCGAGCGGATAGAGGGAGTTGCCAATAATTGGAGCGAGGAAAAAGTCAATCTCACACCTCAGCTGAATAAACTTTTTCGCGAGATTTTGGAACAGGCCTGGAAGGAATAA